CCAACCCACACCAGTCCGTCCACACCCGGCAAGATTTGACTCCAGGTGCAACTTTCGTCATAGAAAAATAGAATGTAAAAAAAGGTGGATGACTTGCAGACACTCTTGACCATGTTCGGATCGTTCTCCGGGTGGTATCGCACACCATTCGGAAAGCTCACCCTGCTCATCCTTGTCATGCTGACCGGCAGCACCGTAGGATTCTGGTTTTTTGAGCGTTATCCCAACGGAGAAATTCACGACTTCTTCGGAGCGCTCTGGTGGGCTGTGGTCACTCTGACCACCGTAGGATACGGAGACATGGTGCCCGGCACCGTGGGCGGTAAAATCATGGGTGTCTTCGTGATGGTCTGCGGTATCGGGCTGGTTTCCGCCCTGACCGGCAATCTGGCCTCCATGCTCGTGGAGCAAAAGGCCAAAAAACGAAAGGGGCTGCTCAAGGTGAACCTGACAAACCACGTCATCATCATTGGCTGGAACGACTTCGGAATGGAACTGATCACGGCATTACGTGACAATGGCGTTCTTGGCTCAAAAGATGGCGGCGGCTCGGATCTCGTACTGGTCAATGCGCTGACACAGGACGAACGGGAAACCCTGGCCTTGCAGCTGGGCATGGGTGACAGGCTCCATTTCGTATGGGGGGCCATCACTCAGGAAAGCGTACTCCACAAATCCCAGCCTGATCAGGCCCGGATCATCTACATGCTTTCCGAGCACCGGAAACAAAACCCCAAGGAAGCAGACCAACAAACACTCTATTGTGCCTTAGCCATTAGGGAAATGGCTCCCCAGGTTCCGCTATACGGCGAGGTTGCACTGCCGGAAAACCGCAAGCACCTTTTGCGGGCAGGCGTCAACGAAATCCTGATCCATGGACAACTCACCAGCATGGTCCTCGGCCTCATGGGAAACAATCCCTCCATGTGGACTTTCATCCAGGAACTTCTCGGCATGCACGGCAACCCCCTCCTCGGTGTCGAAAATCTGAGCACGGAAGACAAGTCCCTGACCTGGGGCCAACTCATGACCCTCTTCAGGAGCAAAGGCTTACTCCCTCTGGCAATATGTCAGATATCCAAAAACATCTCGCTCAACGACATACTCGACGACACCCTGGCTCTGGACAAATTCATTTTGGAACTCTTTGAATCATCGGGGCAGGAAACCGGAATCGGCAATTCAGGCCCCCGAGTCGTGGCCAATCCACCGGATTCAATATTTCTCACCGATTATGATGCCGTTCTGTTCCTCAAGCCGGGAGACTGCAAATGAACATCGAACACGTTGACTGGCCTGCCATCACCCTGTTCAAGACGTTCCCGTCTGCAGCCCTGGAGAAAATAAAGCCTCTCTTCGATGTTCGGTCATACGAAGCCGGTGAAAATCTGATTACTGAAGGAGACGTGGGTGACGAAATGTTCATCCTCATCCGGGGACGTGTGCGCATTACCAAATCGATGTTCCTCAAGGGGATGAATATGCCTATTCTTGAAGTGGACAACCCCCGCAAGGTACTCGCCACAATGGATGAGACGGAATACCCCCTCTTCGGTGAAATAGCGCTCATCGACACAGACACCCGGTCCGCGACCATCCAGACTCTGGATCAGTCCCATTTCCTTGTCACTGACCGCCAGAAATTCTTCGATTTTCTCGACAGGGAACCGGCTATTGGCAACAAGCTCTTCATGACCCTGGCCAAGCGCATGACTGCCACCATCCGCAAAAACAATACGGAACTCGTCAAGCTCTCCACGGCACTGGCGCTGGCACTCAGCCGATTCAAGACCTCCCCCTGACCAAAAGAGAACGGCCCGGCCCGCACACACCCTCTGTTGGCCGTGGACCCTTCACTCTTGCACTTGGATATGGTTTAGATTATCTCTAGAACTGATCCACTATTCACAAGATTGAAGGAAGGGGGGAGTTATCCCATGAAAAAAAGCATATTGATCCTGAGTATTTTGACTGTTTCCACTCTGCTGCTCAGCGGCTGTTTCCGCAAGCACATTGAATCCGCACCTCCGGCCAAACAACCGGCGCGACAGGCAACGACAGCACCTACCACGGCACCGACACCGGCCCCAGTCAAGGTCGATGAGCAATCTGGAATCATTGAAGAAACATACATTGTTGATGCTCCGGCAGAAGCCGCAGTTCAGCCCGCTGACATAGACGAAGGCAATCTGGCTGAAGAACCGCTGCCCCAGACCAAGTCCGCGCAAGATAAGCCCGGGACCGTTGAAAGTCAGACCGCTGAAAAACAGGTCGTGGCCGAAGAGATTACCATCACAGAGGAAGTGGTTGTCACAGAAGAACTGACATCCTCGACTCAGGCCGAAGCTGGAATGTACTACATACAGATCGGTGCATTTTCCGACCTTGAAAACGCAAACAAAGCCCTCGCACGCGTCCTTTCAGACGGGTACAAGGACTCTGTATTGTCCAAAACGGATACGGGGTTGTACCGCGTTCAGGCTGGCTCATTCCCGGATGAAGCTTCGGCCGGAAACGCGCTTGCCACGCTCAAGGCGGACTACCCCGAAGGGTTCGTATTCAAAAAGTCAACCGACAATCAATAGATACAGCGGTTCATGAGGCCCGATGGTATTCGGGCCTTGCGAACCGGTTCTAGCGATTCAGTTCTGCGCGGAACTTGCGGGACAACCTGAAGACAACCACTTTGCGCGGCGGCAGTGTAATCGTCTGGGTGGTCTGGGGATTGCGCCCCTTGCGTGCCCGCTTGTCGTACGCTTCAAACTTGCCGAAGCCGCTGATCAGAAGAGCGTGGTCCTTCTTGACGGCTGTCTTCATGATCTCAAGAATGGATTCAACCAGGTCCTTGATTTCAGCGCGATTCTTGTCAGTGCGTTCATAGATGTAATCTACGATACCAGCTTTGGTGAGGGTGCCCATTGATCGCCTCCAGAAAAGGTTTTCAGAAATTACTTCACGATTTTCACGATTTCAGCCGCAAGCCGCTTCATCTCGTCAGGATCTTTATACGGGGTCTGCTCCCAAAGACGCAGTCCGTCGTCCGAGAATCTCGGAATGAGATGATAATGTGCATGATGCACCAACTGTCCGGCAGCTTCGTAATTATTCTGCATAAGGTTCAGGCCGTCGGCTCCTGTTGCCTCCATGACTGCTTTGCCCACTGCGGACAAAGCCTGGAGCAAATCGCTTCCCAATTCGACGGGAATGTCCATGAGCGTGGGGTAATGCCCCTTGGGTAGCACCAGAGCGTGCCCCGCGTTCACAGGTGCGATGTCCAGAAAGGCCAAACAGGTGTCCGACTCAAACACCTTGGCGCAGGGTATTTCTCCTGCCACGATCTTACAAAAAATACAGTCAGAATCCACGTGAGCCATTCCTTCTCTCCAGTCTTCGTATCCGAACTTCAAGCCTTTCAATGACATGAGCCCGTTCCGTTTCACCGGAGAATTTTTGACAGTTACCCGCTTTTATACCCGGGATATCCAGTTAAATCAAGTTTGTTCGCGTTTTTTGTAGAAAGCCTTGCACAGCAAGGGCTAGCGGTCAGTCTAGAATTCTTCTGGAAAAACGGACGGTTGTTTCGCACAACCTGTTGAAATACATGTTTGATTTTTTTAGACGTATAATTACAACAAGTTACACAGTCTTAAACCAATTTGTTCAACCATTGTAGACGACTAATGCTAAAAATGGAGTTTATCAGTCTTTTTTTCCCGTGCGGGAACACCGAAGACGACGGCATTGGGAACAACGTCATCAATAACCACGGCCCCTGCTCCAACCACACTATTCGAACCGACAGTCAAACATTGGAGAATGCACGCGCCGATGCCTACACATGCACCACTCTCCACGATAACGCGACCAGCCAGTTTCGCACCGGGCGCCACATGAACGTGCGATCCGATAGAGCACTCATGCTCAACCACGCAGCCGGAGTTGAGAATGGTGTTTTCGCCGACAACAGCGCCGGTATTCAGGATAACGCCGGGACAGACAACGCATCCGTTCCCGATCTCCACATCAGCAGCAATTATCGCGCTTGGATGCACCGCGCTCACCAGCGATTCACCGAAAGCAACCAATTGATCGAAAAGCCGCTGCCGGGTCTGATTGTCGCCGACAGCCACTATCACCCCGTCGTGCTCCACGGAGGAAACACATTCGTCTCCGCCCAGCACAGGCAGCCCAAGAGGACCGACAGTTCCGACCTTTTTGTCGTCGGTCACATACCCAAGCGGCTGCATATCTTCCATTGACGTCAAAATTGACGCCACCATACGGGCGTGACCGCCACCACCAATAATCAATATCTTCATGTTGTTGCTCCAATCATGCCCTCTGATCTACCTGCTTTGGTTTTTTCATGTCAACCTGCGACAACGGACTGCTTGACGCAACATTCTCAGACACGATATCTCACGTATCACCAAATATGACATTTATAGATGGAAAAATTCTCCGTCATTCATACAAGGAGCAGATAATGACCACAATCGGCGTACTCTTTCCGGGACAGGGTTCTCAGGAAAAAGGCATGGGCCAGGACGTTGCCGCAAGCGACAGCGCGGCTCTGGACCTCTGGAAACTGGCAGAAAAGGAATCCGGCCTGCCTCTTCGTGAAATATACTGGGATGGCGAAGCCGCCGACATGGCCGACACTCGGGCGTTGCAGCCCGCCCTGACTGTGGTCAACCTGTCCTTGTGGCTGACTGTGAAAAACAAACTTTCTCCCGCAGCAACAGCAGGCCACAGCCTGGGTGAATTTGCAGCACTCGGCGCGGCTGGCATCCTGAACATGGAGGACTGTATCAAGGCTGTTACCCTGCGCGGACGCCTCATGGCCGAATCCGGTGGCACCGGACACGGCATGGCCGCCGTGGTCAAGCTCCCGCAGGACGCGGTTGAAGAGATCGTGGCCACAGCAGCCAAGACCTCGGGCAAGGAACTGCGAATCGCCAACTACAACACCCCAGCCCAGTTCGTCATCAGTGGCGAACAGGAGGCACTCGATGCCGCTGAAGCATTGGTCAAGGAAGCCAAGGGACGCGCCATCCGGCTGGCCGTATCCGGCGCTTTTCACAGCCCGCTCATTCAGGAAGCCGCCGACGAATTCGCCACGTTCCTCAAGACGCTGACCTGGAACGCTCCTGCCTTCCCGGTATACCACAATGCAACGGCCCTGCCCGAGCCCGATCCGGAACAGATCCTGACCACCATGCAGAATCAGATGACCTCCAGCGTGCTCTGGATTCAAACCATGCAGACCATGTGGGCAACCGGCATACGCGAATTCGTTGAAGTCGGCCCCAAGGGTGTGCTTTTCAAGATGCTCAAGGCCAACCTTGGCTCCATGGAAGAAAAATGGTCCGGGCTGAACATCGGTAACCTGGAACAGGCCCAAGAACTGTAAAGGATCACCATGTTCAAAAGCTACGGCATCATAGGCTGGCCTTTGGGCCATACCATGAGTCCAACCCTGCACAATTGGGGATTTGGTGAACTGGGCGTTGATGCCAGCTACGCGGCATGGCCCGTTTCGTCAGGCGACCTTTCCTCTTTCATGGGACAGGTCCGCGCCCGTCCCATCTCAGGTCTGAGCGTGACCATCCCACACAAACAAGCCGTCATGGAACACTTGGACACAATTTCCGACAGGGCGGCACAGGTTGGCGCGGTCAACACGCTATACTGGGACGGCGACACCCTGTGTGGCGAAAACACGGACGTCATCGGATTCATCGCGCCGCTTCGTTCAATGGCTCCACTTCCCGACTCAGCCCTTGTGCTGGGCGCTGGAGGTGCGGCCAGAGCGGCTATCGTCGGCCTGAAGGAACTAGGCGTCAGGCGCATCGGCGTGAGCAACCGAACCCGCACCAAGGCCACATTTCTGGCTGAAGAATTTGGCGTGAACTGCATCGACTGGGAAAAGCGCATGGAGACCCCGTGGACTCTGGTCTGCAACACCACGCCGCTGGGTATGTCGGGCGAACTCGAACATCTCTCGCCATGGGACGCCGACAGGTTCACACCGGGTATGACCGCTTATGACATCGTGTATAATCCACTGGAAACCCGCTTCCTCCACGATGCCGACAACGCACACTGCAAGACCATATCCGGCCTGGAGATGTTTCTCCATCAGGGGTTGGCCCAGTTCCATCTCTGGACCGGGCTGGACATGGACGAGGCAGGAGCCAGACAAATACTGCTCAAAGCCCTGAACAGTTGACCGGCTCCACGAAACGTCATAGTTTTTCTGAACAAATCAAGTAAAGGTGACCTCATGAATATCGCACGAAGCATCCTTCTGTCAGTCGTCACGGTCTGCATGCTGTTTGCAGCCATTGTCGTATTTCCGTCCAGCGCAACTGCCGCCGGTCCGAACCCGGTAGTCGTCATGGAAACAACCGCGGGACGTATCATTATCATGCTCTACCCCAAGGACGCGCCAAAAACCGTAGCCAACTTCCTCAAATACGTGGATTCCGGATTCTACGACAAGACGTTCTTCCACAGGGTCATCCGTCAGCGCAAGCCCCCCAAAGGAACAGACGACACCAGCATGAATATTGTTCAAGGTGGCGGGTACACATACCCCATCAACAGGAAGAAAACCCTGCCTCCCATTGCCAACGAGGCCGCCACAGGCCTGTTGAACCAAAAAGGCACCATCGCCATGGCTCGAGCCGATGCCCCCAACTCCACGACGAGTGAGTTTTTCTTCAACGTGGAGGACAATCCGGTCCTCGACTACAAACAGACCGCAAAACAGGTGGGAACCGGTAGTTACACCGGCAGCACCACCATGGGCTATTGCGCTTTCGGCAAGGTCATCAGAGGCATGGATGTGGTCAACAAAATCCACGAGTCAAAGACAGCCCGCTCCGGCAGGATGGACGATGTCCCGGTCGAACCTGTCTTCATCAAAAAGGCCTTCCAGCCAAAATAATAGGTAAATAATCAGATGCAAAGGCGGTTCGGCAACGGGTCGCCTTTTTTCATGGATCAGGAATCCGGCACCTAGACGAGGTCGTGCGGCACACCTTTGGTGCGGATAACAACGCGCCCCGTGTCTAGATACAAAAACATGGTTCGGGGAATGGTTCCTCCGAATTCTTCAGCGGTCAGGCGAGCATTATTGTATGCAAGCACTCCCCGCAATGCCTTGGCATTTTCCGCACCGATAGGGACATGATACTGACTGCGAATACTGGCCCCACCCGCCCCCTTGAACACCAGACGACGCTGGTCGGCTCCGGCCTTGACCAAACGACGCACCATCACGGGGATACCGGTTGTGACGAACTTGAACGGATTATCTCTTTCACCGTCCGGAGCCTCGCCCGGCAAAGGCAGCAGACAGTGGATCAGACCGCCGATTCGCGCCTTCGGGTCATACGCCGAGACCCCAATACAGGACCCAAGGGAATAGGTGACCAGTACATCTTCAGGGACGACTGAAATTCGCATATCCGACAAACCGACGACAATGGTACTCATGCTGCACTCTCTTGAAACCACCATAGGGTCTGTCGTGTAACGAGTAAAGGAAGACCCGCTTGCAATGCGAACGTTTTTAACCAATAGTCTTTCTAATATGCACAGAGAACCCTTGGCCGTTCTGGCTGACATTCACGGCAACAGTCTTGCTCTCGAAGCAGTGATTGCCCATGCCCGGGCGCGCGGCATCAAACGATTTTGCAACCTTGGTGACACCTTCTACGGACCATTGGACCCAGCGGGGACATGGGCCGTCCTGAAAAAACTGAACATGCCGACCATCCTCGGCAATCAGGACCGTATTCTCCTTGAAGGCGAATCGAACCGGAGCACTACACCGACCTTCGAACGGACCCTGCAAGGTATAGGCACAGACGGTCTGGAATGGCTGAGAACTCTTCCCGCCACGCTACGGCCCGAATCGGACGTTCTGCTCTGCCACGGTACTCCCAAAGATGACACAACCTATCTCATCGAGGATGTCACCACAGGCCTGCCTGCCATGCGGGACTGTACCACTCTCCTTGGTCATCTGATGCCTGAAGCGACTGGATGTACTCTGGTCCTGGCCGGACACTCTCATCACGCAGGATTGGTCATGTGTGACGACATAACCATCGTCAACCCAGGCAGCGTCGGGCTTCCCGCCTATGACGACGATGCCCCACCACACACAATGTCCAGCGGGTCACCCCATGCGCGATATGCAATTCTCACCATGAACACTTCCGGCTGGGAGGCCGAATTCATAACGGTTGAGTATGACTGGAAGGCCGCCGCAATACTGGCAAAAAGAAACGGCAGGGCCGACTGGGCCGGTTGGATCACCACTGGACTTGCCTGATTCTTTCCTTTTACCATATTCTTTTCTGGACTTTTTTTAGATTTTTCTGAAAAATGCTGCCAAACTGTATGTTCTGATATGCATGGTACGACAAACCATCTGTTGGAGTGTCTTTTCAAAAAGCCCCGGTCTGAAAACAATGAAGAAGCACTACGCTGCAAAATCACATATTCTCCCCGTCCTGGCGGCCTTTGTCCTTGCGGTCACTTTTCTGTGTCCGAGCACGGGGATTGCCGCTTCGGCCAAATCCTACTTCACTGTCGGGCATTCCGAATTCCACGCACTCACCCAAAATAGCAAGCGGGCCAAATACCGTTCCAACTGGGAAAAGGTGGAAAAGCACTTTTCCCGTTGTCTCAAAGCGGACCCCAACGGGCCGTATGCTCCCAAGGCGCTGTACTATATCGGTCGCGTCCACGAGGAACTCGGCATACAAAGTGGCCTGAAGTCCGACTTCCGCAGGTCCGTGGATTACTTCGGACGGGTGCTTGCCCGTTATCCACGCCACGGCTGGGCTGATGACTGCCTCTATCGACGGGCTGGTGTCTATGCAAAAAGGCTGAATGAAATAACCAACGCCCGCCTGGATCTGGCGACCATAATTGTCGATTATCCCCGTTCAGACATGCAGGTCAAAGCCAAGACAGCTCTCAGGAAACTTGGCAAATACGACTGGGCCATTGCCAAAGTTTCGGGAGGCTCATCCACCGGCAACGGGGCTTTGGACACGGTGGCTGCAAAGGCGACTGCCAAGAAGCCTGCCACCAAGAGCAAGCCCACGGTCAAAGCGGCCAGCAGTAATTCAAAAGATCCGTCCGGCAAAGCACATCTCAACGTAGTGCGGTATACATCCAGTAACGAATACACCCGTGTGGTCCTGGAATTGGACGATCAGGCCAAGTACCGATATCAGGTGCTCCAGCCCAACCCGGCAGTAAACCGGCCACACAGGCTCTACATCGATATTAACAATTCACGTCTGGGGCACGACGTAACAGCGTCCACAACGGTATCAGACGGCATTCTGCGTTCCATCCGAACCGGACAATACAACAAGGACACGACCCGCGTCGTTCTCGATTTTCTGGACCTGCAGGACTACAAAGTCTTTCCACTTCAAAACCCGTACCGCATAGTTATTGACGTCTATGCGCCGGACGCGAAGACGCTTGCCGCTCAGAAAGCTGCTGCCACAGCCCATAAGACCACGGCCAATTCCAAATACCGTCCGCCCAACGGCAGCAAGAAAATGGCCGGAGATCTTCTTGAACAACTGGGACTGACCGTCAAGACCATCATGATTGACCCTGGTCATGGAGGCAAAGATCCCGGCGCAGTATCCAATGGATTACGCGAAAAAGACATCAACCTCCGCTTTGCCAAGGTTCTTGGCAAGAAACTTGAGGGCAAGGGTTTCCACATTGAATACACCCGAACCACCGATGTGTTCATCGCTCTGGAGAAAAGGACAGCCATAGCCAACGTCAAAAAGGCGGACCTGTTTTTGTCCATCCATTGCAACGCCAACCGAAGCCGCAAGATCAGCGGGTTGGAAACGTACAGTCTGAACCTTGCAAAATCCAAGGACGCTGTTCGCATTGCCGCGCGTGAAAACGCCGTGGACCCACGTTCCATATCAGACCTCCAGTTCATCCTGACTGACCTCATGGTCAATTCCAAAATCAAGGAATCCAGAGACCTGGCTTCTGATGTGCAGTCCAAGACAATCAAGCAGGTTCGCAGGAAATACACTGTCAAAAACATGGGCACTCGCGAAGCTCCGTTCTATGTCTTGATGGGGGCGAAGATGCCCTCCGTGCTGGTTGAGCTGGGGTATATCACGAACAAGACCGAGGCAGGCCGACTCAAATCGGACAAGTATCTTGAGTATCTCGCGAACGGCATTGTTGAAGGGATATTGGCCTACAAAGGAAAGATCGAACGATACGCCTCTCTGTAATCATTTGATGCACACACTTTAAGAAGCTCTCTTTTTTTAGAGAGCTTTTTTTGTGTGCATTCGCTGTTTTGTGCGTGCGTTCGCAGTGGAGGGGCGGCAGGCTCCAAGGGACGTTATCAATGGTTCGTCGCTGTCCGATGCTGTTCGGTGTAGGTGAGAGGTTTTGATTTTTGGGATACCCGATGACCATGAAAAACTCTTGTGTGCAACACAGTCATTTTTTCGAAGATGAAGAGGGGGAAGGAGTGTTTCTTATGGATTCACTGCGTGCATTCGCAGTGGAGGTGCAAACGGTATTGTTGCAAAGGTTTCGCCTTGACGGCGACCTGCTTTTTGCGAGGCGGCAAAAAGAAGGCAAAAAACGCCTTTTGGGCTGTGATCCTGATACTGGACCCAAGAGCCTGTACGCGGCTCCACTGCCCGACAGAATTGTCTGTTGAAACAGACTCCGGTCGGGCCACGCTGCGCCGCGCGGGACAGGCTCTAAGGTCCGCTATCAATTGGTGGTCGCTGTAAGATACTGCTCGGTGTAG
The genomic region above belongs to uncultured Pseudodesulfovibrio sp. and contains:
- a CDS encoding SPOR domain-containing protein, producing the protein MKKSILILSILTVSTLLLSGCFRKHIESAPPAKQPARQATTAPTTAPTPAPVKVDEQSGIIEETYIVDAPAEAAVQPADIDEGNLAEEPLPQTKSAQDKPGTVESQTAEKQVVAEEITITEEVVVTEELTSSTQAEAGMYYIQIGAFSDLENANKALARVLSDGYKDSVLSKTDTGLYRVQAGSFPDEASAGNALATLKADYPEGFVFKKSTDNQ
- a CDS encoding chemotaxis protein CheD: MSTIVVGLSDMRISVVPEDVLVTYSLGSCIGVSAYDPKARIGGLIHCLLPLPGEAPDGERDNPFKFVTTGIPVMVRRLVKAGADQRRLVFKGAGGASIRSQYHVPIGAENAKALRGVLAYNNARLTAEEFGGTIPRTMFLYLDTGRVVIRTKGVPHDLV
- a CDS encoding N-acetylmuramoyl-L-alanine amidase yields the protein MKKHYAAKSHILPVLAAFVLAVTFLCPSTGIAASAKSYFTVGHSEFHALTQNSKRAKYRSNWEKVEKHFSRCLKADPNGPYAPKALYYIGRVHEELGIQSGLKSDFRRSVDYFGRVLARYPRHGWADDCLYRRAGVYAKRLNEITNARLDLATIIVDYPRSDMQVKAKTALRKLGKYDWAIAKVSGGSSTGNGALDTVAAKATAKKPATKSKPTVKAASSNSKDPSGKAHLNVVRYTSSNEYTRVVLELDDQAKYRYQVLQPNPAVNRPHRLYIDINNSRLGHDVTASTTVSDGILRSIRTGQYNKDTTRVVLDFLDLQDYKVFPLQNPYRIVIDVYAPDAKTLAAQKAAATAHKTTANSKYRPPNGSKKMAGDLLEQLGLTVKTIMIDPGHGGKDPGAVSNGLREKDINLRFAKVLGKKLEGKGFHIEYTRTTDVFIALEKRTAIANVKKADLFLSIHCNANRSRKISGLETYSLNLAKSKDAVRIAARENAVDPRSISDLQFILTDLMVNSKIKESRDLASDVQSKTIKQVRRKYTVKNMGTREAPFYVLMGAKMPSVLVELGYITNKTEAGRLKSDKYLEYLANGIVEGILAYKGKIERYASL
- a CDS encoding ACP S-malonyltransferase, which encodes MTTIGVLFPGQGSQEKGMGQDVAASDSAALDLWKLAEKESGLPLREIYWDGEAADMADTRALQPALTVVNLSLWLTVKNKLSPAATAGHSLGEFAALGAAGILNMEDCIKAVTLRGRLMAESGGTGHGMAAVVKLPQDAVEEIVATAAKTSGKELRIANYNTPAQFVISGEQEALDAAEALVKEAKGRAIRLAVSGAFHSPLIQEAADEFATFLKTLTWNAPAFPVYHNATALPEPDPEQILTTMQNQMTSSVLWIQTMQTMWATGIREFVEVGPKGVLFKMLKANLGSMEEKWSGLNIGNLEQAQEL
- the aroE gene encoding shikimate dehydrogenase; amino-acid sequence: MFKSYGIIGWPLGHTMSPTLHNWGFGELGVDASYAAWPVSSGDLSSFMGQVRARPISGLSVTIPHKQAVMEHLDTISDRAAQVGAVNTLYWDGDTLCGENTDVIGFIAPLRSMAPLPDSALVLGAGGAARAAIVGLKELGVRRIGVSNRTRTKATFLAEEFGVNCIDWEKRMETPWTLVCNTTPLGMSGELEHLSPWDADRFTPGMTAYDIVYNPLETRFLHDADNAHCKTISGLEMFLHQGLAQFHLWTGLDMDEAGARQILLKALNS
- a CDS encoding metallophosphoesterase family protein, with the translated sequence MHREPLAVLADIHGNSLALEAVIAHARARGIKRFCNLGDTFYGPLDPAGTWAVLKKLNMPTILGNQDRILLEGESNRSTTPTFERTLQGIGTDGLEWLRTLPATLRPESDVLLCHGTPKDDTTYLIEDVTTGLPAMRDCTTLLGHLMPEATGCTLVLAGHSHHAGLVMCDDITIVNPGSVGLPAYDDDAPPHTMSSGSPHARYAILTMNTSGWEAEFITVEYDWKAAAILAKRNGRADWAGWITTGLA
- a CDS encoding integration host factor subunit alpha, which translates into the protein MGTLTKAGIVDYIYERTDKNRAEIKDLVESILEIMKTAVKKDHALLISGFGKFEAYDKRARKGRNPQTTQTITLPPRKVVVFRLSRKFRAELNR
- a CDS encoding HIT family protein, which produces MAHVDSDCIFCKIVAGEIPCAKVFESDTCLAFLDIAPVNAGHALVLPKGHYPTLMDIPVELGSDLLQALSAVGKAVMEATGADGLNLMQNNYEAAGQLVHHAHYHLIPRFSDDGLRLWEQTPYKDPDEMKRLAAEIVKIVK
- a CDS encoding peptidylprolyl isomerase, producing the protein MNIARSILLSVVTVCMLFAAIVVFPSSATAAGPNPVVVMETTAGRIIIMLYPKDAPKTVANFLKYVDSGFYDKTFFHRVIRQRKPPKGTDDTSMNIVQGGGYTYPINRKKTLPPIANEAATGLLNQKGTIAMARADAPNSTTSEFFFNVEDNPVLDYKQTAKQVGTGSYTGSTTMGYCAFGKVIRGMDVVNKIHESKTARSGRMDDVPVEPVFIKKAFQPK
- a CDS encoding ion channel — translated: MQTLLTMFGSFSGWYRTPFGKLTLLILVMLTGSTVGFWFFERYPNGEIHDFFGALWWAVVTLTTVGYGDMVPGTVGGKIMGVFVMVCGIGLVSALTGNLASMLVEQKAKKRKGLLKVNLTNHVIIIGWNDFGMELITALRDNGVLGSKDGGGSDLVLVNALTQDERETLALQLGMGDRLHFVWGAITQESVLHKSQPDQARIIYMLSEHRKQNPKEADQQTLYCALAIREMAPQVPLYGEVALPENRKHLLRAGVNEILIHGQLTSMVLGLMGNNPSMWTFIQELLGMHGNPLLGVENLSTEDKSLTWGQLMTLFRSKGLLPLAICQISKNISLNDILDDTLALDKFILELFESSGQETGIGNSGPRVVANPPDSIFLTDYDAVLFLKPGDCK
- a CDS encoding cyclic nucleotide-binding domain-containing protein, with product MNIEHVDWPAITLFKTFPSAALEKIKPLFDVRSYEAGENLITEGDVGDEMFILIRGRVRITKSMFLKGMNMPILEVDNPRKVLATMDETEYPLFGEIALIDTDTRSATIQTLDQSHFLVTDRQKFFDFLDREPAIGNKLFMTLAKRMTATIRKNNTELVKLSTALALALSRFKTSP
- a CDS encoding acetyltransferase, with the translated sequence MKILIIGGGGHARMVASILTSMEDMQPLGYVTDDKKVGTVGPLGLPVLGGDECVSSVEHDGVIVAVGDNQTRQRLFDQLVAFGESLVSAVHPSAIIAADVEIGNGCVVCPGVILNTGAVVGENTILNSGCVVEHECSIGSHVHVAPGAKLAGRVIVESGACVGIGACILQCLTVGSNSVVGAGAVVIDDVVPNAVVFGVPAREKKTDKLHF